A single Pieris rapae chromosome 2, ilPieRapa1.1, whole genome shotgun sequence DNA region contains:
- the LOC110999168 gene encoding uncharacterized protein LOC110999168, with product MENCLEESDIQMPVSPPRRRRSTFFVRRESLGPALHAENMLESTNEDERKAHNEAVTKYYNALLHEKSLWKEELIRRRDVYQELRLQCKIAQKRPNSLESQTYSVLNAEDIEFLNRKINLSQLVERQQGLHKSVKIAQAFYRRATELENVILTNVESKIDKIHDYIFENSTMDFMEN from the exons ATGGAAAATTGTTTAGAAGAAAGTGATATACAGATGCCCGTGTCTCCACCGCGTCGTCGTAGATctacattttttgttagacGGGAATCtttag GGCCAGCTCTTCATGCAGAGAATATGCTGGAAAGCACCAATGAAGATGAGAGGAAAGCACATAATGAAGCTGTCACAAA gtattATAATGCTTTATTGCATGAAAAGTCATTGTGGAAAGAAGAATTAATAAGAAGACGTGATGTTTACCAAGAACTTCGCTT ACAATGCAAGATTGCTCAGAAAAGACCTAATTCCTTGGAAAGCCAAACTTATTCAGTTCTTAATGCGGAAGATATTGAATTTCTGaacagaaaaattaatttgtcacAACTTGTCGAAAGGCAACAGGGTCTGCACAAATCTGTAAAAATTGCTCAAGCATTTTATCGAAGAGCAACTGAACTCGAAAACGTAATTCTTACAAATGTTGAAtctaaaatagataaaattcatgattatatatttgaaaacagTACTATGGATTTTATggaaaattaa
- the LOC110999167 gene encoding stress-activated map kinase-interacting protein 1, whose amino-acid sequence MATYDNKAWLLKNIRDAFIATDDTGLCEIVMAGEDFSKIFQTKAIEEKKRMKNRVVNRPSTSMGRESFAEDDERDIATLFDPYPDMEDSDEDPMYGSWFRHEEFGGHRQRSNTAQWLDKKELALKKAAKIKVVKWEEPYPQLTEDQKAEAFKKVEVKRPQKQKSLLTEQLEKCPDLPHRQYLEYAKFDGTAQLGLPTKVFKIFMTTVPEKHQNYPVIVCVIASAKIKDLIGFTCYKYSIEHPDITLGSVHDYGLCIAEDDGEVDWAFPCLDNNEPCSKFGFTCLGLIDTKQKEKIIQVTTPIPDIDMGHSVFCFPKAPDSGQSNINSTKQHTGGSDTSEIMKAMHSVTEGKGLGFQSGPPLTDAPQDKLYRVQLLHKVRASTPVQLCITLDQIEVVPLVTQKHAFWSRPKYFLHSMNSVAWCQILEAKSNKTSFRIVYSPSHDTAFNDSYTAGNSSAFQATAIYKKHEFECDHDTARRIVDKVNTILDLRNSPCRREYKNTKEKKLHTRRSFHTKQLKS is encoded by the exons ATGGCGACCTATGATAACAAAGCTTGgcttctaaaaaatataagagatGCATTCATTGCAACAGACGATACCGGTTTGTGCGAAATTGTAATGGCTGGTGAAgacttttcaaaaatattccaaACCAAAGCAATTGAAGAGAAAAAGCGTATGAAAAACAGAGTAGTAAATAGGCCGAGCACAAGTATGGGTAGAGAGAGTTTCGCTGAGGATGATGAGAGAGATATCGCGACACTGTTTGATCCATACCCTGATATGGAAGACAGCGATGAGGATCCCATGTATGGCAGTTGGTTCCGTCATGAAGAGTTTGGAGGACACAG acAAAGATCAAACACAGCGCAATGGCTAGACAAAAAAGAATTAGCTTTAAAAAAGGCAGCGAAAATAAAAGTGGTAAAATGGGAAGAACCATATCCTCAATTAACTGAAGACCAAAAAGCTGAAGCATTCAAAAAAGTTGAAGTTAAAAGGCCACAAAAACAGAAGTCTTTACTTACAGAGCAATTAGAGAAGTGTCCTGATTTGCCACATCGTCAATATTTGGAGTATGCAAAGTTTGATGGCACAGCACAACTTGGGTTGCCtactaaagtatttaaaattttcatgacAACTGTCCCagaaaaacatcaaaattatCCAGTCATTGTTTGTGTTATTGCCAGTGCCAAGATCAAAGATTTGATAGGCTTCACTTGCTATAAGTACAG TATAGAACATCCTGATATTACACTTGGCTCAGTACATGATTATGGACTTTGTATAGCAGAGGACGATGGTGAAGTTGACTGGGCATTCCCCTGCTTAGACAACAATGAACCGTGTTCAAAGTTTGGCTTTACCTGTCTTGGGCTCATAGATACAAAACAAAAGGAGAAAATTATTCAAGTGACTACACCAATTCCAGATATTGATATGGGCCACAGTGTGTTTTGTTTCCCAAAAGCCCCTGATTCTGGACAGAGTAATATAAACTCCACCAAGCAGCACACGGGCGGCAGTGACACATCAGAAATTATGAAAGCCATGCATTCTGTTACTGAAG GTAAGGGTTTAGGCTTCCAATCGGGTCCACCCTTGACGGACGCACCACAAGATAAGCTGTACAGGGTACAGTTATTGCACAAAGTGCGGGCCAGCACTCCAGTCCAACTCTGTATAACACTGGATCAGATTGAAGTTGTCCCACTAGTAACACAAAAACATGCATTTTGG tcgAGGCCAAAATACTTTCTGCACAGCATGAACTCAGTGGCATGGTGTCAAATACTAGAAGCAAAGAGCAATAAGACATCATTCCGGATTGTCTACTCACCTAGTCATGATACTGCCTTCAACGACTCATACACAGCAG gtaaCTCCAGTGCTTTCCAAGCCACAGCAATTTATAAGAAACACGAATTTGAGTGCGATCACGACACGGCACGAAGAATCGTCGATAAAGTAAACACCATATTAGATCTCAGAAATAGTCCGTGTCGACGAGAATATAAAAACACCAAAGAGAAGAAACTTCATACAAGAAGAAGTTTCcacacaaaacaattaaaaagttga